In Gemmatimonadaceae bacterium, one DNA window encodes the following:
- a CDS encoding universal stress protein: MPILCGTDFSPAATGAVDAAVAIARRARLPLSLVHAEGHPLHLSALPDTSHGMRDAAARHAQVLERLERAVAAARTHDVVADGTLDARSADVALLDRARHPGVELLVLGALGHTALERLLLGSVAERVTMSSPRPVIVVRDGAPWRQWDAHRAPLRVAVAFDSGASARDALAWAGWLASLGEVRLSACWVVHPAFENERHGASGEGAGIELLPATLDALTSELARRTREVLPDRPVSLQLEANMGRVDGALVDWSRREHADLLVVGSHQRHGFERLWNASISRGLLHHAPMSVAVVPHAMSGAGAAADSGAGDGLA, translated from the coding sequence ATGCCGATCCTGTGTGGAACCGACTTCTCCCCAGCCGCCACGGGGGCGGTGGACGCGGCGGTGGCCATCGCGCGCCGCGCCAGGCTTCCGCTCTCGCTCGTGCACGCCGAGGGGCACCCATTGCACCTGTCGGCACTGCCCGACACGTCGCACGGGATGCGCGACGCCGCGGCGCGCCACGCGCAGGTGCTCGAGCGGCTCGAGCGCGCCGTGGCGGCGGCGCGCACGCACGACGTTGTGGCTGACGGAACGCTCGACGCGCGCAGCGCCGACGTCGCCCTGCTCGACCGGGCCCGGCACCCTGGCGTCGAGCTCCTCGTCCTCGGCGCGCTGGGTCACACCGCGCTGGAGCGCCTCCTCCTGGGGAGCGTTGCCGAGCGCGTCACCATGTCGTCGCCGCGCCCCGTGATCGTCGTGCGCGACGGCGCACCGTGGCGCCAGTGGGACGCGCATCGCGCCCCGCTGCGCGTGGCCGTCGCCTTCGACTCCGGCGCCTCGGCGCGCGACGCGCTGGCCTGGGCCGGGTGGCTCGCGTCGCTGGGTGAGGTTCGCCTCTCGGCGTGCTGGGTCGTCCACCCCGCCTTCGAGAACGAGCGGCACGGCGCCTCGGGCGAAGGGGCCGGCATCGAACTCCTCCCCGCCACGCTCGACGCCCTCACCAGCGAACTGGCGCGCCGTACTCGCGAGGTCCTCCCCGACCGCCCCGTCTCGTTGCAGCTGGAGGCCAACATGGGGCGCGTCGATGGCGCACTGGTCGACTGGTCGCGGCGCGAACATGCCGACCTGCTCGTGGTTGGCTCGCACCAGCGACACGGCTTCGAACGCCTGTGGAACGCCTCGATCTCTCGCGGCTTGCTCCACCACGCCCCCATGAGCGTAGCGGTCGTCCCGCACGCCATGTCCGGCGCTGGCGCGGCCGCCGATTCCGGCGCGGGTGACGGCTTGGCGTGA
- the crcB gene encoding fluoride efflux transporter CrcB yields the protein MRMIASIALGGAIGSVARFALGALLQSREPGAYPWGTFVINISGALLLGFLMRVAMASADFSPAMRAFLTVGLCGGFTTFSTYSYETAVLLETGHVAKAATYAIASALLALTGTFAGFWLAREYLDRA from the coding sequence ATGCGCATGATCGCCTCCATCGCCCTTGGCGGGGCGATCGGGAGCGTGGCACGCTTCGCACTCGGCGCGCTGCTGCAGTCGCGCGAGCCGGGCGCCTACCCCTGGGGGACGTTCGTCATCAACATCTCCGGCGCGCTCCTGCTCGGCTTCCTGATGCGCGTGGCGATGGCGTCGGCCGACTTTTCCCCCGCCATGCGCGCCTTTCTCACCGTGGGCTTATGCGGTGGCTTCACGACGTTCTCCACCTACAGCTACGAAACCGCCGTCCTGCTCGAGACCGGACACGTGGCGAAGGCGGCGACCTATGCCATTGCCAGCGCGCTCCTCGCCCTCACGGGGACCTTTGCCGGCTTCTGGCTCGCGCGCGAGTACCTCGACCGCGCCTGA
- a CDS encoding peptide chain release factor 3 gives MPTAAPSELERAVASRRTFAIISHPDAGKTTLTEKLLLYGGAIHLAGAVKSRRAERHATSDWMKLEQERGISVTSSVMQFEYDGFAVNLLDTPGHEDFSEDTYRTLVAADSAVMLLDNRKGVEERTRQLFEVCKKRRTPIFTFVNKCDRVGEDSLKLVSDVEADLGIACHPITWPIFNGNAFVGVYDRRLDQVHLFGKDEHHGSHKALSERLALHAPGTRERVGDGPYAQLLHDIELLDAAGHPFDRDAVMRGELSPVFFGSALTNFGVEPFLREFLELAPPPLPRESTLGPIEPASSNFTGFVFKIQANMDPRHRDRVAFVRICSGRFTAGLEVTQVRTGKKVRLSAPQQFMARERTAVEEAWPGDVIGVIDRGSLRIGDTLAEEGNPEFTGIPRFPPEHFARVVLIDPMKRKQLDAGLRQLTEEGAAQVFFTSPTEVSGPTPLIGAVGMLQFDVMLHRLEHEYGVRCRLEKIAGRYPRWVTGPAEAIERVGRERGRSILYDANGAPLILFEDSWGLRWALERETSVTFHESAP, from the coding sequence ATGCCCACCGCCGCCCCCTCCGAACTCGAGCGAGCCGTCGCCAGCCGGCGCACCTTCGCCATCATTTCCCACCCCGACGCCGGGAAGACGACGCTCACGGAGAAGCTCCTCCTCTACGGCGGCGCCATCCACCTGGCCGGCGCCGTCAAGTCGCGCCGCGCCGAACGACATGCCACCTCGGACTGGATGAAGCTGGAGCAGGAGCGCGGAATCTCGGTCACGTCGAGCGTGATGCAGTTCGAGTACGACGGCTTCGCGGTCAACCTGCTCGACACCCCGGGGCACGAGGACTTCTCCGAGGACACCTATCGCACGCTGGTCGCCGCCGACAGCGCCGTCATGCTGCTCGACAACCGCAAGGGAGTCGAGGAACGCACGCGCCAGCTCTTCGAAGTCTGCAAGAAGCGCCGGACGCCGATCTTCACCTTCGTCAACAAGTGCGATCGCGTGGGCGAGGACTCGCTCAAGCTGGTGAGTGACGTCGAAGCCGACCTCGGAATCGCCTGCCACCCGATCACCTGGCCCATCTTCAACGGCAACGCCTTCGTCGGCGTGTACGACCGCCGCCTGGATCAGGTGCACCTCTTCGGCAAGGACGAGCACCACGGCTCGCACAAGGCACTGTCCGAGCGGCTGGCGCTGCACGCCCCGGGGACGCGCGAGCGTGTGGGCGACGGACCGTACGCGCAACTCCTCCACGACATCGAACTCCTGGACGCGGCGGGGCATCCGTTCGATCGCGACGCGGTGATGCGCGGCGAACTCTCCCCCGTCTTCTTCGGGAGCGCGCTTACCAACTTCGGCGTCGAACCGTTCCTGCGCGAATTCCTCGAGCTGGCGCCGCCGCCGCTCCCGCGCGAGAGCACCCTGGGCCCCATCGAACCGGCGTCGAGCAACTTCACCGGCTTCGTCTTCAAGATCCAGGCGAACATGGACCCGCGGCATCGCGATCGCGTGGCCTTCGTGCGCATCTGCTCCGGGCGCTTCACCGCCGGCCTTGAAGTGACGCAGGTACGGACGGGGAAGAAGGTGCGGCTGTCGGCGCCGCAGCAGTTCATGGCGCGCGAACGCACCGCCGTGGAGGAAGCGTGGCCCGGCGACGTGATCGGCGTGATTGACCGCGGCAGCCTGCGCATCGGCGACACGCTGGCCGAGGAAGGGAACCCCGAGTTCACCGGTATCCCGCGCTTTCCGCCCGAGCACTTCGCGCGCGTCGTCCTCATCGACCCGATGAAGCGCAAGCAGCTCGACGCCGGGCTTCGGCAACTGACGGAAGAAGGGGCGGCGCAGGTCTTCTTCACCTCACCCACGGAAGTCTCCGGCCCCACGCCGCTCATTGGCGCGGTGGGGATGCTGCAGTTCGACGTGATGCTGCACCGCCTGGAACACGAGTACGGTGTGCGCTGCCGCCTGGAGAAGATCGCCGGGCGCTATCCGCGATGGGTCACGGGGCCGGCGGAGGCGATCGAACGCGTGGGGCGCGAGCGCGGCCGCTCGATCCTGTACGACGCCAACGGGGCGCCGCTCATCCTCTTCGAGGACTCGTGGGGGTTGCGCTGGGCGCTGGAACGCGAGACGAGCGTGACCTTCCACGAATCGGCACCGTGA
- a CDS encoding glycosyltransferase, protein MRILSLANITPYPARGGIHLRILNLLSRVAQRHEVTLGCHFWDERDRESGEVLSRMGIRTVGGMVRSGSLRQHALPGIRRALRGIPPETAQYESPALHQLVQRGGYDLLHVEETILTPYARSVAPGERPLKVLTLHNVHFAQDRRIAAIEPSAGRRAMKRWNAQWMWHYEPRVAREFDRIIAVSEDDRRTLLARDAALPIAVVPNGVDTRALQPLPEHGGRPSILFVGSMAYRPCADAAIWLVREILPRLRATIPDAEVWIVGKFPPADVLALAGAGVFVMGEVPDVVPYYARASLSVVPLRAGGGTRLKILESMALGRVVVSTALGAEGLDVSDGRDIVLAESADAMADAIAGLLRDTARRQAIARTARALVERSYDWDDIAEQQLGVFEELEASSRERRAMASLPQ, encoded by the coding sequence ATGCGCATCCTGTCGCTCGCCAACATCACGCCGTATCCGGCGCGAGGTGGCATTCACCTGCGGATCCTGAACCTCCTGTCGCGCGTTGCCCAGCGCCACGAGGTGACGCTGGGTTGCCACTTCTGGGACGAGCGGGATCGGGAGAGCGGCGAGGTCCTGTCGCGCATGGGGATCCGGACCGTTGGCGGGATGGTCCGTTCGGGGTCGCTGCGTCAGCACGCGCTTCCGGGGATCCGGCGGGCGTTGCGCGGGATCCCGCCGGAGACCGCGCAGTACGAGTCGCCGGCGTTGCACCAGCTGGTCCAGCGTGGCGGCTATGACCTCCTCCACGTGGAGGAGACGATCCTCACGCCGTACGCGCGGTCAGTCGCGCCCGGCGAGCGCCCGCTCAAGGTCCTGACGCTGCACAACGTGCACTTCGCGCAGGACCGTCGCATTGCCGCCATCGAGCCATCGGCCGGGCGACGCGCCATGAAGCGGTGGAACGCGCAGTGGATGTGGCACTACGAGCCGCGCGTCGCGCGAGAGTTCGATCGCATCATTGCGGTGTCGGAGGACGATCGGCGCACGCTGCTGGCGCGCGACGCCGCGCTCCCCATCGCCGTGGTCCCCAATGGCGTGGACACGCGCGCGCTGCAGCCGCTCCCCGAGCACGGCGGCCGGCCGTCGATCCTCTTCGTGGGCTCGATGGCCTACCGACCGTGTGCAGACGCCGCCATCTGGCTCGTGCGCGAGATCCTGCCGCGTCTTCGCGCCACCATTCCCGACGCCGAGGTCTGGATCGTGGGGAAGTTCCCGCCTGCCGACGTGCTGGCGCTGGCCGGCGCCGGCGTCTTCGTCATGGGTGAGGTCCCCGACGTCGTCCCGTATTACGCGCGCGCGAGTCTCTCCGTCGTGCCGCTGCGTGCCGGAGGCGGGACGCGCCTCAAGATCCTGGAGTCGATGGCGCTGGGGCGCGTGGTGGTGTCCACCGCGCTGGGTGCCGAGGGACTCGATGTGTCAGACGGTCGCGATATCGTGCTCGCCGAGTCGGCCGACGCGATGGCAGACGCCATTGCCGGTTTGTTGCGGGACACCGCGCGTCGCCAGGCGATTGCGCGCACGGCGCGCGCGCTGGTGGAGCGGTCGTACGACTGGGACGACATCGCCGAGCAGCAGCTCGGGGTCTTCGAGGAGCTCGAGGCGTCCTCACGCGAGCGCCGGGCGATGGCATCACTTCCCCAATGA
- a CDS encoding universal stress protein, with protein sequence MRAFLVPLDGSALAESALHTAIALARRSPGARLEALVVLAPPPAVVQVSGAPVTDRRFDHDLYAEMERYAAAMRQQLLTLAPELAPSLTLLYGDAAERIAHFAREGEFDLIVMTTHGRTGVSRAWLGSVADGVLRLSSVPVLLLREETAGATRPALSPGATVVVPLDEGNVSEEILSDVLGLAGTDALIHLVHVVVPARWLPPPSALEVVAAGETAAVVDQGELTQEQRHAAMQRLDRVAGQLRARGVEATVEVVVHARAAEAILACAERARASLIAMTTHARKGAGRLLLGSVADKVVRAAPVPVLVRMPTHR encoded by the coding sequence ATGCGTGCCTTCCTGGTCCCACTCGACGGCTCGGCGCTGGCCGAGTCGGCCCTGCACACCGCCATCGCCCTCGCCCGCCGGTCGCCGGGAGCGCGACTCGAGGCGCTCGTCGTCCTCGCCCCTCCTCCCGCCGTGGTCCAGGTGAGCGGCGCCCCGGTCACCGACCGCCGCTTCGACCATGACCTCTATGCGGAGATGGAGCGCTACGCGGCCGCGATGCGCCAGCAGCTCCTCACGCTCGCCCCCGAGCTCGCGCCGTCGCTCACGCTGCTCTACGGCGACGCCGCCGAGCGCATCGCGCACTTCGCGCGTGAAGGCGAGTTCGACCTCATCGTCATGACGACGCACGGGCGCACCGGGGTAAGCCGCGCCTGGCTGGGGAGCGTCGCCGATGGCGTGCTCCGCCTTTCCAGCGTTCCGGTCCTCCTGCTGCGAGAGGAGACGGCGGGTGCCACGCGCCCGGCGCTGTCGCCAGGCGCCACGGTGGTCGTCCCCCTCGACGAGGGGAACGTGAGCGAGGAGATACTCTCCGACGTGCTGGGACTCGCGGGAACCGATGCGCTCATTCACCTCGTCCACGTGGTGGTCCCCGCGCGGTGGCTCCCCCCGCCTTCGGCGCTCGAGGTCGTCGCGGCGGGCGAGACCGCCGCCGTCGTCGATCAAGGCGAGCTGACCCAGGAGCAGCGCCACGCAGCGATGCAGCGGCTCGACCGCGTGGCGGGGCAACTGCGCGCGCGCGGAGTCGAGGCGACGGTGGAGGTCGTGGTGCACGCGAGGGCAGCGGAGGCGATACTCGCCTGCGCGGAGCGGGCCCGTGCATCATTGATTGCCATGACGACGCACGCGCGAAAAGGAGCCGGGCGCCTCTTGTTAGGCAGCGTGGCCGACAAGGTCGTGCGCGCGGCCCCGGTCCCGGTCCTCGTTCGCATGCCCACGCACCGCTGA
- a CDS encoding prolyl oligopeptidase family serine peptidase, with translation MAIVAIAGVPSLVLAQQGDPGWQPREVLTKETYVAPPSAIARLVTAPRQNQGPLSDVSPDRKFFLRTLTDGLPTVQVFGKPHYYFAGLQVDWQGNRARSLTNRGATSLALVEATSGKVRTIEAPKGATIASPAWSPDGSRIAYLADFDNATKLYVADVATGKSRPLGAGNLLATLVTAPEWSGDGSKVYAVYVPDARGAEPKRPAIETGPLVRITDADKNKTRTYASLLRDPFERDLMKYYVMGQLAAVDVKSGAATKIGTPSLIAAIDPSPDGKYVRVTRMDEPFSYIVQYTNFAQREELWDAAGKVVTTLVVRPLREGDTPVADGPVASQASDTARRNVGWLPNGAGLYFLKQDPAPARGAGSDTAAGESPRGPLANGARRKDKLFTWAPPYAAGTEKSVLESDNRMSGVLFSEDARTVFVAENAQNTGTVYAVSLDDPGKKYTLWRLRGITASVGRRGGFFGGGGRGGAGDDSLTFYQNPGDLMVKRGKLGVDVALLSSDGSSAYLEGTRYFKDWQSQAPRGFVDRIEVKTAKKTRLFEGAGDTFDNVVTALDDDFKQAVITRESPSMVPNSFVRDMASGQYTPITNNTDLTPEFTNAVRKRVQVTRADGITFMVNVTLPAGYVAGTRLPGLLWIYPYEYTDQAGYDRTLRTENINRFPQAGPRTIEYMVTQGYAVANFSPPVIGAAGRMNDNYVTDLQKNLSAIIDELDRQQLIDRTKLAIGGHSYGAFTTVNALVHTPYFKAGIAGDGMYNRTLTPSGFQSERRDFWEGQQTYLEMSPFFKADQLTGALLMYHSIEDQNVGTAPISSERLMHALEGLGKTASLYMYPYEDHGPATRETLLDQWARWTAWLDVYVKQGEKKPVKGQKPVS, from the coding sequence ATGGCGATCGTCGCGATCGCGGGTGTGCCGAGTCTCGTCCTTGCGCAGCAAGGCGATCCCGGGTGGCAGCCGCGCGAGGTCCTGACGAAGGAGACGTATGTCGCGCCCCCCTCGGCGATCGCGCGTCTCGTCACGGCACCGCGCCAGAATCAGGGGCCGTTGAGCGATGTCTCGCCCGACCGGAAGTTCTTCCTGCGCACGCTCACCGACGGGTTGCCGACGGTGCAGGTGTTCGGAAAGCCGCACTACTACTTCGCGGGGTTGCAGGTCGATTGGCAGGGGAACCGCGCGCGCTCTCTGACCAACCGCGGGGCGACGTCGCTGGCGCTGGTGGAGGCGACGAGCGGGAAGGTGCGGACCATCGAGGCGCCCAAGGGGGCGACGATCGCCTCGCCGGCGTGGTCGCCCGACGGCTCGCGCATCGCCTACCTGGCCGACTTCGACAACGCGACCAAACTGTACGTTGCCGACGTTGCCACCGGGAAGTCGCGTCCGCTTGGCGCGGGGAACCTGCTGGCGACGCTGGTGACGGCGCCCGAGTGGTCGGGCGACGGGTCGAAGGTCTATGCGGTCTATGTTCCCGACGCGCGCGGGGCGGAGCCCAAGCGGCCGGCGATCGAGACGGGGCCGCTGGTGCGCATCACCGACGCCGACAAGAACAAGACGCGCACCTACGCCTCGCTGCTGCGCGATCCGTTCGAGCGGGATTTGATGAAGTACTACGTGATGGGGCAGCTGGCGGCGGTGGATGTGAAGAGCGGTGCGGCGACGAAGATCGGGACGCCGTCGCTGATTGCCGCGATCGACCCGTCGCCCGACGGGAAGTACGTGCGCGTGACGCGGATGGACGAGCCGTTTTCCTACATCGTGCAGTACACCAACTTTGCGCAGCGGGAAGAGCTGTGGGACGCGGCGGGGAAGGTGGTGACGACGCTCGTGGTGCGCCCGCTGCGCGAGGGGGATACGCCGGTGGCCGACGGCCCGGTGGCTTCGCAGGCGAGTGACACCGCCAGGCGCAACGTGGGGTGGCTCCCCAACGGGGCGGGGTTGTACTTCCTCAAGCAGGACCCGGCGCCGGCGCGCGGGGCGGGGAGCGACACGGCCGCCGGTGAATCGCCGCGCGGGCCGCTCGCCAACGGGGCCCGCCGCAAGGACAAGCTCTTCACCTGGGCGCCGCCGTATGCCGCGGGGACGGAAAAGAGCGTCCTCGAGAGCGACAACCGGATGAGCGGCGTCCTCTTCTCCGAGGATGCGCGGACCGTCTTCGTGGCGGAGAATGCGCAGAACACCGGGACCGTGTACGCGGTGAGCCTCGACGATCCGGGAAAGAAGTACACGCTGTGGCGCCTGCGCGGGATCACGGCGAGCGTGGGACGGCGCGGCGGCTTCTTTGGCGGCGGCGGGCGTGGCGGGGCGGGCGACGACTCGCTCACCTTCTATCAGAATCCGGGCGACCTGATGGTCAAGCGCGGGAAGCTTGGCGTCGACGTGGCGCTGCTCTCCAGCGATGGCTCGAGCGCGTACCTCGAGGGAACGCGCTACTTCAAGGACTGGCAGTCGCAGGCGCCGCGCGGCTTCGTCGACCGGATCGAGGTCAAGACGGCGAAGAAGACGCGCCTCTTCGAGGGGGCGGGCGACACGTTCGACAACGTGGTCACCGCGCTCGATGACGACTTCAAGCAGGCGGTGATCACGCGCGAATCGCCGTCGATGGTCCCCAACTCGTTCGTGCGCGACATGGCGAGCGGGCAGTACACACCCATCACGAACAACACCGACCTCACGCCGGAATTCACGAACGCGGTTCGCAAGCGCGTGCAGGTGACGCGCGCCGACGGGATCACCTTCATGGTGAACGTCACGCTCCCCGCCGGCTACGTGGCCGGGACGCGGCTGCCGGGGCTGCTCTGGATCTACCCGTACGAGTATACCGACCAAGCCGGCTACGACCGCACCCTACGCACCGAGAACATCAACCGCTTCCCGCAGGCCGGGCCGCGCACCATCGAGTACATGGTGACGCAGGGCTATGCGGTGGCGAACTTCTCGCCGCCGGTGATCGGCGCCGCCGGCCGCATGAACGACAATTACGTCACCGACCTGCAGAAGAACCTCTCGGCGATCATCGACGAGCTGGATCGCCAGCAGTTGATCGACCGCACCAAGCTCGCGATCGGCGGCCACAGCTACGGTGCCTTCACCACGGTCAACGCCCTGGTGCACACGCCCTACTTCAAGGCGGGGATTGCCGGCGACGGGATGTACAACCGCACGCTCACTCCCAGTGGCTTCCAGAGCGAGCGTCGCGACTTCTGGGAAGGGCAGCAGACCTACCTCGAGATGTCGCCCTTCTTCAAGGCCGATCAGCTCACCGGCGCCCTGCTGATGTACCACTCGATCGAGGACCAGAACGTGGGCACGGCGCCCATCTCGTCGGAACGCCTGATGCACGCCCTCGAGGGGTTGGGGAAGACGGCGTCGCTGTACATGTACCCGTATGAGGATCACGGCCCCGCCACGCGCGAAACGCTGCTCGACCAGTGGGCCCGGTGGACGGCGTGGCTCGACGTGTACGTGAAGCAGGGGGAGAAGAAGCCGGTGAAGGGGCAGAAGCCAGTCTCATAG
- a CDS encoding glycosyltransferase family 25 protein produces the protein MFDATYVINLDRSVDRWAHAQRITALAGLPNVIRFSAVDGRALGAQGMESLQRRGVLSTDLSRFSAGCYEGEIGCAVSHALVLQDILERGWRTALVLEDDVELAGDPATWRARSEAAFRDLPRDWEAWYLYRCFDIEHRVRRLSPRTVVPWVPQGGAAYALSATGAAIFHKALTPVGDAVDRVYMDVVKARAIKAFAASPLLIDPGVQPSVINLDNPSKEWVEDGVNRPPEYWPVTHLAHLGESVPEAPPPLHTRAWQAGLRTFGRLLGRQDRTA, from the coding sequence ATGTTTGACGCGACCTACGTAATCAATCTGGACCGGTCGGTGGATCGTTGGGCGCATGCCCAGCGCATCACGGCGTTGGCGGGGCTCCCGAACGTCATCCGCTTCTCGGCGGTGGATGGGCGGGCGCTCGGTGCGCAGGGGATGGAATCGCTGCAGCGGCGCGGGGTGCTGTCGACCGACCTCTCGCGCTTCTCCGCGGGGTGTTACGAGGGGGAGATTGGATGCGCGGTGAGCCATGCGTTGGTCCTGCAGGACATCCTGGAGCGCGGGTGGCGCACGGCGCTGGTCCTCGAGGACGACGTCGAACTGGCGGGCGATCCGGCCACATGGCGCGCACGCAGTGAGGCGGCGTTTCGTGACCTTCCGCGCGACTGGGAGGCCTGGTACCTCTACCGCTGCTTCGACATCGAGCATCGTGTGCGGCGCCTGTCGCCGCGCACGGTGGTTCCGTGGGTGCCGCAGGGTGGGGCGGCGTACGCATTGAGCGCCACGGGGGCGGCCATCTTCCACAAGGCGCTCACGCCGGTGGGCGACGCCGTCGATCGCGTCTATATGGACGTGGTGAAGGCGCGCGCCATCAAGGCGTTTGCCGCCTCGCCGCTCCTGATCGACCCCGGCGTGCAGCCGTCGGTGATCAACCTGGACAACCCGTCCAAGGAATGGGTGGAGGACGGGGTCAATCGCCCGCCCGAGTACTGGCCGGTGACGCACCTGGCCCACCTGGGCGAGTCGGTCCCGGAAGCGCCGCCACCGTTACACACGCGGGCATGGCAGGCGGGGCTGCGCACCTTTGGTCGTCTCCTGGGACGACAGGACCGTACCGCCTGA